One genomic window of Entelurus aequoreus isolate RoL-2023_Sb linkage group LG07, RoL_Eaeq_v1.1, whole genome shotgun sequence includes the following:
- the LOC133652999 gene encoding pyridoxal phosphate homeostasis protein-like yields the protein MWRVAMSEELGKALQSVVERVNQAASRRPKTLPDVPPRLVAVSKTKPPEMVVEAYRQGQRNFGENYVNELVEKASDPVILDSCPEIKWHFIGHLQKNNVNKLLGVPNLFLVETVDSAKLADKVNSSWQRIRGASTQRLKVMVQLNTSGEQSKHGLPPEQTVDTVQHILSQCSALQFLGLMTIGRYGYNLTLGPNPDFQMLLSRRQEVCDNLKLTLQEVELSMGMSTDFEHAIEVGSTNVRVGSIIFGNREYPNSAANTPVPSPAPSPEKTSKTVSENAAKKMQHLTVSEH from the exons ATGTGGAGAGTAGCAATGTCGGAGGAGCTAGGCAAGGCGCTACAGTCGGTGGTGGAGCGGGTCAACCAGGCGGCCTCTCGGCGGCCCAAG ACGCTACCAGATGTGCCGCCCCGGCTCGTGGCAGTCAGCAAAACCAAACCCCCAGAAATGGTGGTGGAGGCCTACAGGCAAGGACAGCGGAACTTTGGGGAAAATTAT GTTAACGAACTCGTGGAGAAAGCCTCGGACCCTGTG ATTTTAGATTCCTGCCCGGAAATCAAGTGGCATTTCATCGGTCATCTACAGAAGAATAACGTCAACAAACTTTTGG GTGTGCCCAACCTGTTCCTGGTGGAAACGGTGGATTCGGCGAAACTGGCCGACAAGGTCAACAGCTCGTGGCAGCGCATCAGAGGAGCGAGCACGCAGAGGTTAAAGGTCATGGTGCAGCTCAACACCAGCGGCGAACAGA GTAAACACGGCCTCCCGCCGGAGCAGACGGTGGACACGGTCCAGCACATCCTGTCCCAATGCTCCGCCCTGCAGTTCTTGGGACTGATGACCATCGGGCGCTACGGCTACAATCTCACCCTCGGCCCAAATCCAGACttccag ATGCTTCTGAGTCGGCGGCAGGAAGTCTGTGACAATCTGAAGCTGACGCTACAGGAAGTGGAGCTCAGCATGGGCATGTCCACAGATTTTGAACACGCG ATCGAGGTGGGATCCACCAACGTGCGAGTGGGCAGCATCATCTTCGGCAACAGGGAGTATCCCAACAGCGCCGCCAACACTCCCGTTCCCAGTCCCGCTCCCAGTCCGGAGAAAACCTCCAAAACGGTGTCGGAAAATGCCGCCAAGAAGATGCAGCACCTCACAGTATCCGAACACTAA